In a genomic window of Candidatus Methylomirabilota bacterium:
- a CDS encoding methyltransferase domain-containing protein, whose amino-acid sequence MNPSLRRHQRDWEDLGELDPYWAILAYPERRFGRWDLDEFFRTGAEEIARLEAEMQRLGYPARRERALDFGCGVGRLTRALATHFRRSVGVDVSAPMVATARKLNAAFPNCEFVVNGHPDLRMFPDDHFDLIYSVLVLQHLPTRAAIVGYLADFARVLAPGGLLVCQIPSHIPLRRRLQPRRRLYAILRSFGLGPRVLYHRLGLFPMRMTALAEQEVRDRLSATGARVLEVRADTMASTAIESRTYIVTKPAGGA is encoded by the coding sequence GTGAATCCGTCGCTCCGGCGGCATCAGCGCGACTGGGAAGACCTCGGTGAGCTCGATCCATACTGGGCCATTCTCGCGTACCCGGAGCGCCGTTTCGGTCGGTGGGATCTGGACGAATTCTTCCGTACCGGAGCGGAAGAGATCGCACGCCTGGAGGCGGAGATGCAGCGCCTGGGCTACCCGGCTCGGCGCGAGCGCGCGCTCGACTTCGGCTGCGGTGTCGGCCGGCTGACCCGCGCGCTGGCGACCCACTTCCGACGCTCCGTCGGCGTCGACGTCTCGGCGCCCATGGTCGCCACCGCCAGGAAGCTCAACGCGGCGTTTCCCAATTGCGAGTTCGTCGTCAACGGACATCCCGATCTTCGGATGTTCCCGGACGACCACTTCGACCTGATCTACAGCGTCCTCGTGCTGCAGCATCTCCCCACTCGGGCCGCCATCGTTGGCTATCTCGCCGACTTTGCCCGGGTCCTCGCGCCGGGTGGGCTGCTCGTGTGTCAGATCCCGAGCCATATCCCGTTACGACGACGCCTGCAGCCGCGGCGCCGGCTCTACGCCATCCTGAGAAGCTTCGGACTCGGTCCGCGCGTCCTCTACCACCGTCTGGGCCTGTTTCCGATGAGGATGACGGCACTGGCCGAGCAGGAGGTGCGGGATCGTTTGAGCGCCACGGGGGCCCGGGTCCTCGAGGTCCGCGCGGACACGATGGCGTCCACCGCGATCGAGAGCCGGACCTATATCGTCACGAAGCCCGCGGGGGGCGCGTGA
- a CDS encoding glycosyltransferase family 1 protein: MTLQPRVAVNASILGSVPTGLGHYALGLVRALDSLREGLIVYTSCPEALSGLRATVRRTSQLTRPERGLRGHGARLLWTQTALRARVRVDRPGALLNALPEAILGCRVPQVSVVHDLIPLAFPSQYPRQQFYFRRLVPAALRGSRAVIAVSEATRRDVIAAYGLSPDRVHVVLNGYDAAKYVPAGPANDDGGVPYVLYVGSLLPHKNLPRLVEAVARVARDTPVRLVIAGSGRPARVAELRRLAESAGSPLEMLPYVDQWKLPTLYRGARLLAMPSLAEGFGLPALEAMACGTPVVVGNTSAMPEVVGDAGLLVDPGDTSALADAISCLLTQDRLRKELIGRGLARAATFSWERAARQVLAVLDGAAAS; this comes from the coding sequence ATGACTCTACAGCCTCGTGTCGCCGTGAACGCTTCGATCCTGGGGTCCGTCCCGACCGGGCTGGGCCACTACGCCCTTGGCCTCGTTCGGGCGCTCGATTCGCTCCGGGAGGGCCTGATCGTCTACACCTCGTGCCCTGAGGCGCTCTCGGGTCTGCGGGCGACGGTTCGCCGGACATCGCAGCTGACGAGGCCAGAGCGGGGTCTGCGGGGCCATGGGGCTCGGCTCTTGTGGACTCAGACCGCCTTGCGAGCCCGAGTGCGCGTGGACCGGCCGGGCGCGCTGCTCAACGCGCTGCCGGAAGCGATACTGGGTTGTCGGGTACCCCAGGTCAGCGTGGTTCATGACCTGATCCCGCTCGCCTTCCCGAGTCAGTATCCTCGCCAGCAGTTCTACTTCCGCCGACTGGTCCCCGCTGCCCTGCGCGGGTCACGCGCCGTCATCGCCGTCTCCGAGGCGACGAGGCGTGACGTGATCGCCGCGTATGGCTTGAGCCCGGACCGCGTCCACGTCGTTCTCAATGGCTACGACGCCGCCAAGTATGTGCCCGCCGGCCCGGCCAACGATGACGGCGGCGTGCCCTACGTGCTCTACGTCGGCAGCCTCCTGCCACACAAGAACTTGCCTCGGCTCGTCGAGGCCGTGGCCCGCGTCGCCCGTGATACCCCCGTGCGGCTCGTCATCGCCGGCAGCGGAAGGCCCGCGCGCGTCGCGGAGCTCCGCCGGCTGGCCGAGAGCGCCGGGAGCCCGCTGGAGATGTTGCCATACGTGGATCAGTGGAAGCTGCCGACTCTCTACCGAGGGGCCCGCCTCCTCGCGATGCCGTCGCTCGCGGAGGGGTTCGGCCTGCCTGCGCTCGAGGCGATGGCCTGCGGCACCCCCGTGGTCGTCGGGAACACCTCCGCGATGCCGGAGGTCGTGGGCGACGCGGGACTGCTCGTCGACCCCGGGGACACGAGCGCCCTCGCGGATGCCATCTCGTGTCTGCTCACTCAGGATCGGTTACGCAAGGAACTGATCGGCCGAGGTCTCGCGAGGGCCGCGACCTTCTCATGGGAGCGCGCCGCGCGCCAGGTGCTCGCCGTCCTGGACGGGGCGGCCGCCTCCTGA
- a CDS encoding DegT/DnrJ/EryC1/StrS family aminotransferase: MKVPLLDLKAQYATIRDEMREAVDRVLEAQQFIMGPEVAALEKAVADYVGARHGIGMSSGTDALLAALMAYDVGPGDRVITPAYSFFATAGVIARLHAVPVLVDVDAASYNLSPSSLERVWDRLDRSVQPRVKAIVPVHLYGQCADMARILEVGDRIHGPVVEDAAQSIGTIFRDGRFAGTLGTMGCFSFFPSKNLGGIGDGGMVVTSDDGLAERLRLLRNHGAKAKYYHKIVGGNFRLDTIQAAALLVKLRHLDAWHEARQKHADLYRELFRQAGLAGTVGLPEVVDPTPGVRSHIYNQFVIRTPKRDALREFLTAQGIGTEVYYPVPFHLQECFRDLGHKAGDFPESERAAHETLALPVYPELAPTQQAYVVEQIAAFHKVG, from the coding sequence ATGAAAGTGCCGCTGCTCGATCTCAAGGCGCAGTACGCGACGATCCGGGACGAGATGCGCGAGGCCGTCGACCGGGTCCTCGAGGCCCAGCAATTCATCATGGGGCCGGAGGTGGCGGCGCTCGAGAAGGCGGTGGCCGACTACGTCGGGGCGCGACACGGGATCGGAATGTCCTCGGGCACGGACGCGCTCCTCGCCGCACTCATGGCCTATGACGTGGGCCCCGGTGACCGGGTCATCACCCCGGCCTACTCTTTCTTCGCCACCGCCGGCGTCATCGCCCGGCTCCACGCGGTGCCGGTGCTCGTGGACGTCGACGCGGCCAGCTACAATCTGAGCCCGTCCTCGCTCGAGCGGGTCTGGGACCGCCTCGACCGCAGCGTCCAGCCACGGGTGAAGGCGATCGTCCCCGTGCACCTCTATGGCCAGTGTGCCGACATGGCCCGCATCCTCGAGGTCGGCGACAGAATCCACGGTCCCGTCGTCGAAGACGCTGCCCAGTCCATCGGCACGATCTTCCGAGATGGTCGGTTCGCCGGCACCCTCGGGACCATGGGCTGCTTTTCCTTCTTCCCCTCGAAGAACCTGGGCGGGATCGGGGATGGCGGCATGGTCGTCACCAGCGACGACGGGCTGGCCGAGCGGCTGCGGCTGCTGCGTAACCACGGCGCCAAGGCGAAGTACTACCACAAGATCGTCGGCGGCAACTTCCGGCTCGACACCATCCAGGCCGCGGCGTTGCTCGTCAAGCTCCGCCACCTGGACGCCTGGCACGAGGCCCGCCAGAAGCACGCCGATCTCTACCGGGAGCTGTTCCGGCAAGCGGGGCTCGCCGGCACGGTGGGCCTGCCCGAGGTCGTGGATCCCACGCCGGGGGTTCGGTCCCACATCTACAACCAGTTCGTCATCCGTACGCCGAAACGAGATGCGCTGCGGGAGTTCCTCACCGCGCAAGGGATCGGCACCGAGGTCTACTATCCGGTGCCCTTCCACCTGCAGGAGTGCTTCCGGGACCTGGGGCACAAGGCGGGCGACTTCCCCGAGTCGGAGCGGGCCGCACATGAGACCTTGGCGCTGCCCGTGTATCCGGAGCTGGCGCCGACGCAACAGGCATACGTCGTGGAGCAGATCGCTGCGTTCCACAAGGTCGGGTAG